The Candidatus Polarisedimenticolaceae bacterium genomic sequence CGATCGAGCCGCCGACTCCCACGCCGAGATCGCGCGCGAAGTCGCGCTCGATGCTGATCTCCGGCCGCGGGTCGCTCCACAGCGCCCCTTCGACGACGACGTTGTCCTTCGGAAGCTCCCGGCCGTAGGTCAGCCGCTGCTCCCGCGTGAGCACCCAGCGACCGCGCCCCTCGTCGCGCGCGCCGCGCGCGAGCTCCTCCACGCGCACGCCGTCGATCGACGCGAGTCGCGCGGTGACGATCGGCACGCTCGCCACGCCCGTGGCACCCGCCTTCGCGAGGATCGTCTCGACGTCGCGCAGCTGGTCGGTCTGGATGTCGACGAAGAAAGCCGTCGGCGCGTTCTCCGGGAGATCCGCCCGGAGCTCCTCGCCCAGACGCGTCTGCACGAGCCACATCCCGAGGACGACCAATACGCCGATCCCCAAGGCGACGATCCCGCCCAGCGTTCCCGCGCCGGGCCGGGCCAGCGCGGAGAGTCCGTGACGGAGCCAGACGCGGGCGAACCGGCGCGGCGCGGTTCCCAGCCCTCGCGTCGCCACCCACGCCGCTCCCGCGAGCGACGCCGTGGCGATCCCCATCCCGAGCGCGAACAGGGCCCCCAGGCGCCAGGATCGCGACTGCGCCGCCGCGATCGCGAAGATCCCCACCGCGACCGCGACGCCGGCGAGGCCCGAGGCCCAGCGGCTCACGGGAAGCGGTTCCGCATCGCGACGGAAGACGCGCAGCGGTGCGACGCGCCCGAGCCCGACCAGGGGCGGAAGGCTGAACAGGAGCGCCACCCCCAGGCCCAGGCCGAGGCCGCGCGCGATCGCCCACGGCTGCCAGGGACGGATCGCGCCCGACGGAAGCACGTCGCCGACGAACGCCGGGACGATCGCGAGGATCAGGATCCCTGCGGAGGCGCCGACGGCGCTCCCGAGCAGCGCCAGCAGCGTCGTCTGCCCCGCGTAGAGCGCCAGGACCTCGCGAGGCCGCATCCCCAGGCAGCGCAGGATCGCGATCGCCTCCATCCTCCCCGCGATCCACGCGCGCACGGTCTGCGCCACGCCGATCCCGCCGACGATGAGCGAGAGGAGCGCGACGAGCCCGAGGAACCTCTCGGCGCGCTTCAACCCGTTGCGGAGCGCCGGCTGCGCCTGCGCGAAGGTCTCGACCTGGTGCCACCCGCGCTCGGGGAGCGCCGCCTTGATCCTCGCCGCGAGGGCGTCCGCATCCGTCGCGAGGGCGCCGTCGGGAAGCTTGACCAGCAGGCGGTGCTCGATGCGGCTGCCGAGCTGCTCCAGGCGCGCCCGCTCCAGCCCGGCGACCGAAAGGAAGACCCGCGGACCGAGGGCGAACCCGCCCCCGACGCGGTCGGGCTCCGAACGCACGATTCCTCGCACGACGAAATCGGCCTCGCCGACGCGCAGTCGGCCCCCGCCGCCGATCGAGAATCGCGCGGCGACCTCGGGAGCGATCACGATCCCTCCGGCGTCGAGGAGCGTCTCCAGCGGGCGATCGGGCTCGAGCGCGAGCTTCCCGTAGAACGGGTATCCGGCCTCCACCGCCTTGAGCTCGACCAGTTGGCTCCGGCTTCCGGTGGCCGCGACGTCCCGCGGGAGCGCGACCACCGTCGCGAGCTCCTTCACGACCGCCAGACGCGTCCCGGGCGTCGCGCGGACGATCGCCGTCGCCTCCTCGGGGATCGGCCGGGAGCCCTTCACCGCGAGGTCGGCGGCCAGCAGCTGCCGCGCCTCCGATCGGATGGTGCGGTCGAGGCTCGTGCCGAGGCCGGCGACGGCGACCACGGCGGCGACGCCGACCGCAAGGCAGGTCGTGAAGAAGACGAGCCGTCCGCGTGAACCTCGGGACTCGCGGCGCACGTGGCGGAGGTACGCGCGGAGGTTCATGCGCGAGCGGCGGAGCGGCGCTCGACGCGATCCACGCGGCCGTCGCGCAGGTGCACGAGCCGGTCCGCACGCGCCGCGACGGAGGGGTCGTGGGTGACGAGGACGAGCGTCGTCCCCGACTCGCGCCGGAGCTCGTCGAGCAGCGCGAGCACGCGGTCCCCGTTGGCGGAATCGAGATTCCCCGTCGGCTCGTCGGCGAGCAGGATCGGCGGACGCGTCGCGAACGCCCTTGCGATCGCCACCCGCTGCTGCTCTCCACCCGACAACTGGGTGGCGTAGTGGTGGCCGCGCTCCGCGAGGCCGACCGCCGCGAGCAGGGCGTCCGCCCTCGTCTCGGTGTCCCGGGCGTCGAGCAGCTCGAGGGGAAGCATGACGTTTTCCTTCGCGGTCAGGTTGCCGAGCAACTGGAACGATTGGAACACGAAGCCGATCTTGCGGCGCCGCAGGAGGGCGAGCGCATCTTCGGAGAGGGCTTGGATCGCCTCGCCGTCGACACGCACCTCCCCCTCGGTCGGCCGATCGAGCCCCGCCATCAGCGCGAGGAGGGTCGACTTCCCGCTCCCCGACGGACCGAGGATGGCGACCGACTCCCCGGCCTCGATTTCCAGGTCGACCCGGTCCACGATGGTGAGCGTGCGCTCGCCCGAGGGGAGCCTCCGGGTGAGACCACGTAGCGCGATTCTGGGAGGATGCATGGGTCTGGTGTACCGCACGCTCCGGGGGGCCGCCACCGCCGCGCTCGTGGGCGCGCTGGTCGCGTGCTCCGACGCCCCGCCGCCGGCTGCCGCGCTGCCCTCGGGCCGGGAGACTCCGCTCGAGGGGCCGCTCGTCGTGTTTCTCGGCGACAGCCTCACGGCCGGATACGGGCTGGACGCCGATCAGGCCTTTCCCGCCCTCGTCGGCGCCGAGCTCGCCACGGAGGGAAGCCCGGTGCGCATCGTGAACGCCGGCGTCAGCGGGGACACGTCCGCCGGCGGGCTCGCCCGCCTCGACTGGTTGCTTCAGCAGAGACCCGACCTCCTCGTCGTGGGCCTCGGCGCCAACGACGGGCTGCGCGGCCAGCCCCCCGAGGCGACCGAGGCGAACCTCGTCGAGATCGTCCGACGCGCCAAGGGGTCGGGATCGAAGGTGCTCCTGCTCGGCATGAAGGTCCCCCCGAGCTACGGCCCGCTTTACGCCCGACAGTTCGAGAGGCTTTATGACCGCGTCGCCGACGCGACCGACGTGCCGTTGATGCCGTTCCTCCTCGACGGCGTCGCGGCACGGCCGGAGCTCAACCTCCCGGACGGGATCCACCCCAACGCGGACGGCCACCGGATCGTCGCGGGCAACGTCGCCCGGTACGTCCGGGACCTCGTGAGGTGAGGCGCGGCGCCCTGGGCGGACGGAGCGGACCTGTGCCAGCATGGAGGCTTCCTGCCATGGGGAATGCGATGGAAGACGTCCCGGCCAATGCCTCCGAAGCGGTCACTCGGGGAATCCGCGTCCAGGTCCGCTCCCAGTTCGTGCCGGAGCGCTCCGACCCCGCCGACAGCGAGTGGTTTTTCGCCTACACGATCCGCATCGCCAACGAGAGCGACCGAACGGCCCAGCTCCTCAGCCGGCACTGGGTGATCACCGACGGGAACGGCAGGGTCGAGGAGGTCCGAGGCCCAGGAGTCGTCGGCAAGCAACCGATCCTCGGCCCGGGCGAGAACTTCGAATACACCTCGGCATGCCCCCTCAAGACGTCGTTCGGCGTCATGGAGGGGACCTACCAGATGGTCTCTCCGGACGGGGAGCACTTCGACGTGCGCATCGCCCCGTTCTGCCTGAGCGAGCCTTTCGCCATCAATTGACGGCCGCGCGCCGTACCGGAGTCCGCATGGTCAAGCGCATCACCCTCGTCCTCCTGGCCGCGTGCCTCACGGCGCTTCCCGTCCTCGCCGCGGAGCCGAAGATCGAATCCGAGCAGGACAAGACGCTGTACGCCCTCGGCCTGTTCCTCAGTCGCAACCTCGGCGCCTTCCAGCTCACCGAGGCGGAGCTCGAGGTCGTCAAGG encodes the following:
- the apaG gene encoding Co2+/Mg2+ efflux protein ApaG, which produces MEDVPANASEAVTRGIRVQVRSQFVPERSDPADSEWFFAYTIRIANESDRTAQLLSRHWVITDGNGRVEEVRGPGVVGKQPILGPGENFEYTSACPLKTSFGVMEGTYQMVSPDGEHFDVRIAPFCLSEPFAIN
- a CDS encoding FtsX-like permease family protein, which encodes MNLRAYLRHVRRESRGSRGRLVFFTTCLAVGVAAVVAVAGLGTSLDRTIRSEARQLLAADLAVKGSRPIPEEATAIVRATPGTRLAVVKELATVVALPRDVAATGSRSQLVELKAVEAGYPFYGKLALEPDRPLETLLDAGGIVIAPEVAARFSIGGGGRLRVGEADFVVRGIVRSEPDRVGGGFALGPRVFLSVAGLERARLEQLGSRIEHRLLVKLPDGALATDADALAARIKAALPERGWHQVETFAQAQPALRNGLKRAERFLGLVALLSLIVGGIGVAQTVRAWIAGRMEAIAILRCLGMRPREVLALYAGQTTLLALLGSAVGASAGILILAIVPAFVGDVLPSGAIRPWQPWAIARGLGLGLGVALLFSLPPLVGLGRVAPLRVFRRDAEPLPVSRWASGLAGVAVAVGIFAIAAAQSRSWRLGALFALGMGIATASLAGAAWVATRGLGTAPRRFARVWLRHGLSALARPGAGTLGGIVALGIGVLVVLGMWLVQTRLGEELRADLPENAPTAFFVDIQTDQLRDVETILAKAGATGVASVPIVTARLASIDGVRVEELARGARDEGRGRWVLTREQRLTYGRELPKDNVVVEGALWSDPRPEISIERDFARDLGVGVGGSIVLDVQGVPVELLVSSLRTVDWRTFGINFFLVVEPGVLDRAPQARVAVARIPAGMEGGVRDALAETHPNVTMLPIRDILEKVVAVLDRVGLAVRILGGFTVVAGIVILGGAVSAGSSRRGREVALLKTLGMTRRDVVAVFAVEYALVGLVAGIIGAAGAGGLAWGVLERGMEMRAGLSAAPFLVAVAAAAALAVLAGIAASAGALRRRPVEVLRAEAS
- a CDS encoding arylesterase, with product MGLVYRTLRGAATAALVGALVACSDAPPPAAALPSGRETPLEGPLVVFLGDSLTAGYGLDADQAFPALVGAELATEGSPVRIVNAGVSGDTSAGGLARLDWLLQQRPDLLVVGLGANDGLRGQPPEATEANLVEIVRRAKGSGSKVLLLGMKVPPSYGPLYARQFERLYDRVADATDVPLMPFLLDGVAARPELNLPDGIHPNADGHRIVAGNVARYVRDLVR
- a CDS encoding ABC transporter ATP-binding protein, with product MHPPRIALRGLTRRLPSGERTLTIVDRVDLEIEAGESVAILGPSGSGKSTLLALMAGLDRPTEGEVRVDGEAIQALSEDALALLRRRKIGFVFQSFQLLGNLTAKENVMLPLELLDARDTETRADALLAAVGLAERGHHYATQLSGGEQQRVAIARAFATRPPILLADEPTGNLDSANGDRVLALLDELRRESGTTLVLVTHDPSVAARADRLVHLRDGRVDRVERRSAARA